The window GCACTTTTCAAACTGACTAAAGAAGCCACCTAGTGTTTGATTGGCAACGTTAGGGTTATTGGTAATGTCTTTTGCCATAGTTTCTAGAATATTCGCAGCAGCATGAACTGCTCCTGCAGGATCCCGGTTATCTAAACAACGATCCATTCGACTAACTAATTGAACTATATTAGGGTGAAGGCGATCTAAATAACTTTGCCCTAACTCCTCATTGTAATGCTTGACCCGCTCGTAAACCTCACAATCTAGATAGAACTTTGCACTAACTGACATCCAAGAATATCTCCAATCGTCAGCTAATTTATCTCTATTGGCACATAGTTCACCCACAGCCTGATCAATTTCATCAACGTATTTGCGCATATAATCAGCGTAATAGCCAAGGTACTTATAGGAAACCTCAGGACAGAAATTACTTACAGAACTAAAGCTTCCATTTTGATTTTGACCAATTGACGGCACTTCCTCGGCGCATAACGCTGAAAAACTGGTATTTCCCCAAACCTGATTTAATTCATCACTTTTGGATTTTGTCAGCCCTGCAATCATATTGATTTGGGATAGCAAAAAAACACTTTCGTAATACCTAGGGCAAGTATGTGAATTTGCATAAGGACATGAATTTAAGGAGTTTCGCTTGCTGATTTCTTCTTGCCACCAATTTTTATTTGGAATAATCATTTTATTGTACTCACAAATGTCACTAATCCAATCTAACGCTTTGTTATGGTGATTTACGACTTTGTTACTTTAATCAAAGTGGCAATACTACCGATTAATGTCGCTAACGCTAGAATCAAGTCTATTACTTCACTCATCGTATTCTCCTGAACTATCTAACCTTGGCAATAATTTAGCGAACACGGTCATACGGGAGTAGTAGGCAATTTTAAGATAAAACTAGGCTATTTCTGCCCCCTATTCACGGGGATAAATTTCCCACCAATTCTGTTCTCTTCAGAGAGTCTCTTTTGCTTCTCGTAAATGCTAGACAAAGCTGCTTGACCTTCAGTTGGGAAAAATACTTCAATAAAGCGCAAAAGCGGAGACTTGTCGCCGGAACTAGCTAGTGGCTTTGTCGGCTTTATATTTGCTTCCCAAACAAGATGATTGCAAACAGATAAGACAAAACTTTCAGCCCTAGATGGACACCGATCAATTAGGTCTGTTCTTTTGAAGTGCCGCTCGAGAACAAGTTCGATGTCTTTGAGGTCTTTCCTTAATTGAACAAGCTCGTCTTGTTCGTAGACAGTAGTAGCAGTATGCGAAACCCAATCAACTACACGTTCGAGTTTACCAAATGCTTCTACGGAGAACTTGGTTGCTTTAGACCTTTGGCTTCTATAAAACTTGTGCTGACTTAAAGCATCCCCAGTGGTTTCCGGAAAAAAGTCGGAGCTATAATAAGTTCGAATAGCACTTTGGATAGTCAAAAATACACCATCAAGTTCCCCGACATACCGACCATACTCACACACCGATTTGTTGATTCGACTTCTAAATCTGTGTCCCATAGCCTCATAAGACCTATCAACCAGTTCGAGATCTATTGAAAGTTGCTCTGAGCATTTAGAGTGCTTTATGTAGTGATTTCTGATTGCGGCCAATGAGCCTTTATCATCAGCAGAAAGCTTATACCATGCCTCATCAGATATAGAACCTTGTTTCATTAACACTAACTCCAGATCACCATAACAGTATCTTTTAACTAGATACCTTCCATATAAGTGCAGAGAAAAATTCCGAACGCAATCACTTATATCATTGTTTTATAAGTTAAAAAATAAATACAAAAGCTAAAATGACGACAGTTGTATATAATATCTTATACACAACTGACTACATATTCAGTTATTAGAAAAAATAGGTCAAATAATGACAAAAGAAGTGTGTCCTAAATATGAAGCTAGCTAACTTTGGGCAGAAATGTTTCAACCAGTTCTGACTGAAACGAAGATGGACAAAAATGCGTTACGACAAATAGAATATTAGCAATTAATGAATAACTTCAAGTATTGAAAAACGGCTTTGGGAGAGCTAGCGCATGACGTGTACATACGCTAGCAGGGTGGCTTGTGCCAAGAGCTTGAAAGATAATTTAATCACACAAGCTAGGGTCTAAAACATACGTCCGACTTGAGAATTTTAATGTGAGTTCTTGTTCAGAAGTACATTCAATATAGTCATATTGCTTTATTCTCTCTCTCGTGTTGTTATCTAACCATATGGCAGCGGCAATACAACTTAATACTATTATCGCTACAGTATATAGCCCTGTTTTTGTCGAAAATGGTACTTTTAGTAACAGCTCTGTTGAACTGTGTAGCATCGCTATGGGAATGATCGCTATAAAACCAAATATTAGAAGGCCTACAAAAGAAGCTACATTGTTCACTAAACCTGCTAGTTTTACTTTAGGAATGATACCGATTGAGTTGTTAATGCTAATTAACTCATTAATTGAGCTGTAGCTCAACCACACCATAAAAACCATAAGAGGCCAACTAGCCATCACTTTAAGCCAACGTTTTATCTTTAGCCTTCGGTTAAATTTTTCATTAGAAATCATTAATAGTTTTCTCTACTTGATTCTTCATCGGTTCCGTGAATTTAAATTGGTCATCTAGTTTAGATATTTCCTTTCCAACAATAAACGCACTAACAGCGAAAATACCAAGTGTTAGAGCGGTTGGCACAACAAGTACCGTACTTAATGTTGCGACTCCCAGAATAGTTATTCCTTGAGCGATAACTCCTGCGGCAATGCCCTTAGATATATCAGCTGTAAATTGGCCGACCACTTCGCCTAGCGTTTTTTCATCATGTAGAATGTAGTCAACCGCATTAACCGCACCACTAAACACAAGCTCTACATAGATGTTGCCTTTCAAGAAACTGACATTGCCTTGAACAGTATTTAGTGCGTGACCAATTTTAAGCATTTGTGGTGTTGTTTCTTGCCAACGGATACCTAGGTCTAAATATTGAGGCTTGTAGTTCTCAACCACAATATTCATTACACCATTGATATTGACAGCTTTAGCGGTTGCCCCCCAACCGCCAAGCTCTTTAGCGACCTCATAAGCGCCTTTAAGCCCCATACCTACGCCAGTGTAGTCCTTGCCATTCGAAAGCTGTCCATGCGAGTCTTTGATGAGCAAGTCTAAATACTCGTTACCTTCTTCAACAGTCAGTACCGCAATACTCACGTTCTCTTGTCGAGAGGTGTCCCACTGATATTCTTTAGCTTGCTTTTGTAAATCATCGTTCCATTCTTTTTCTGTTAGGTCGTAAGCTTGTTGGGCAGCTTCGCGTTCAGCAAGAACACGCTCTCTATTTTCAGCCCATCGTTTCTCATCGCTCGCGGTATATCTCAGCTCTTCCTGACGTTCTCGATGTTGACGTACTGCACGTTCTGTTGTGGTTTCTTGTCTTTCTTCTGGATCTACAGGAGCGGATTCATATCTCATGGGAGTCGACTTCACTGATAAATAAAAAGGATATTAACAATATTTTCAGTGGTTTATTATCCTCAACAAGAGGATCTGATGATTAAACCAATTAAATAGGCAACCTGACAGGTCAAATAATCATAATGAAGGTCAAATCGTGTTGAGTTGCATCATATAGGATAACTTTTTGTAGGGTAAAATGAACGACACAGATCTTGCAGAGTATTTGGTCTAGCTGATTTTGGGGCACTTCTGAGTTACGAAGTGCCAGTGATGAGTTTGCGAAAGCCTGTCAACTACGCTGCAACTTCAAGTAGAACGGGGATACAAAATATTCACAACTAAGGCTAAGTCTTAGCCTGATTCATTTCATGCTACTTTGCTCTTCTACACCGAGTGCGCAGATGATTCGAGTAATTCAGCAAGATAAACCATCCTCTTACTTGCCTTGGGAGCTGATGTTATTGCTTTTGTAAACGCAAACTCACTTCCTAGCCAATACATTTCTTCTGTAGCTCTCGTATTAGCGGTGTAAACCCATGACCTATCCATTATTCGACTATCCATTGCAGGGGCAATGACTATTTCAAATTGGCTTCCTTGCGCCTTATGGAGCGTAATTGCGTATGCTAGTTCGATATGATCTAACTGATCAAAAGAAATTTCTACCGTTCGTCCCGAGTCAATGTCCACTGTGGCGAAGATGCTTTTGTTATCATTATCTCCAAGTCCAACAACTTTCCCCAAGGTTCCGTTTTGAGTATCATTCTTATAATTATTCTTAGTAAAAATAATAGGATCACCTAACCTAATTCCAGTGTCTTCCACCATGCCATCAACATTGGTGACTAACAACTTCTTACCGTAGGGATTAGAGATAGCCTGACATCGCTTATTTACTTCACTAGCTATTTTACGAGTCGGTGAAATTACTTGCACTTCACCATTAAGCTTTAGGTATAAATCAACAATAGCGTTTACAATGTTAGCCCTGTCGGTTGGCATGAAAGTAATGTTCTTATAACTTAGCTGTGTTGGAACTATTCCACTCCGGATGCTATCAGAATATACAGGAATGCCTGTTTCGTCTTTTTGACGACGAACAACGTCCAGATGCGTTCTCGGGATAGTACTTATCTTGATAAGTTCAGATAACACAAGACCAACTCCTATAGGGGGGAGCTGGACATCATCGCCTACAAATATAATTCGAGCGTGCTTGGGTAATTTCATGACGATCTTATAGAGGTTTGGTATATCCAACATCGATGACTCATCTATGACAAGTAAAATGGAGTCGCTACCGCAAACGTCTTCATCATCCAACATCAAAAATCGTTGAATTGTTTGAGTTTCAATTAAAATCGATTCTTGTAACCTCTTTGCGGCTCGGCCACTGAGAGCAACTCCATATACTTTGAAACCCAATGCCAAATACGAGTCTACAATGGCTTTCATTACAGTTGTTTTACCTGTACCAGCCCCACCAGTTAAAACAAAAACATGATGCTCTAAGC of the Vibrio lentus genome contains:
- a CDS encoding AAA family ATPase — encoded protein: MSTQFRYFIRVTTAYGLRNGTYRFNGMFVRREDYVNRVSAKSFVMVEVSEKYLNVEPRAGQVWELFGSMRIEPIERNGYELTQCNFVNPEAKMVLPETAEEFIQFIAKEPDFGGIGEVKARKLFEAFGVKLFDLLDTGATKEISDLFTPRLAKNLLVGYRKYENLKHAIYLANMGTPPSVQEKLFKFHKSESIKEIKKNPYLLQHFGLSFKDVDTLATKSFEVDMYDPRRMNAIVESAMYQHCRDGHTVAPIEDLWSLVMEICEDDEHLAEECIVNAHSSLAIYYNSKTQNLHHTGLYVMESVIAKRIRHLISLKNECSLGADEVYSKAVTQFEFPLTEKQGEALIRSLEHHVFVLTGGAGTGKTTVMKAIVDSYLALGFKVYGVALSGRAAKRLQESILIETQTIQRFLMLDDEDVCGSDSILLVIDESSMLDIPNLYKIVMKLPKHARIIFVGDDVQLPPIGVGLVLSELIKISTIPRTHLDVVRRQKDETGIPVYSDSIRSGIVPTQLSYKNITFMPTDRANIVNAIVDLYLKLNGEVQVISPTRKIASEVNKRCQAISNPYGKKLLVTNVDGMVEDTGIRLGDPIIFTKNNYKNDTQNGTLGKVVGLGDNDNKSIFATVDIDSGRTVEISFDQLDHIELAYAITLHKAQGSQFEIVIAPAMDSRIMDRSWVYTANTRATEEMYWLGSEFAFTKAITSAPKASKRMVYLAELLESSAHSV